From a region of the Clupea harengus chromosome 9, Ch_v2.0.2, whole genome shotgun sequence genome:
- the LOC116221796 gene encoding interferon alpha-inducible protein 27-like protein 2, with protein sequence MGINKKAVAAAVGATAGAAGTIALAIVALPAVGFTATGIAAGSFAASMMSSAAIANGGAVAAGSLVAVLQSAGVIGLSGGAVAAVGTVGGAVGGALAGAGAWMHEVFGKTNKKTSKGDTGDDPKDGTKKYPKNHAKDTTDDESEEELMELMEGLSSQMETAKETGTVPF encoded by the exons ATGGGTATCAATAAGA AGGCTGTAGCTGCTGCTGTCGGTGCCACAGCTGGAGCAG CTGGAACCATCGCCCTGGCGATTGTAGCCCTGCCAGCCGTGGGTTTCACTGCGACTGGCATTGCTGCGGGCTCTTTTGCTGCTAGCATGATGTCATCTGCCGCTATCGCTAACGGAGGTGCAGTTGCAGCTGGGAGCTTAGTGGCAGTGCTCCAGTCTGcag GAGTGATTGGTCTGTCTGGAGGGGCAGTGGCTGCCGTGGGAACTGTAGGGGGCGCTGTTGGTGGAGCCCTGGCAGGTGCAGGTGCATGGATGCATGAAGTGTTTGGCAAGACCAATAAGAAGACTTCCAAAGGTGATACTGGAGATGACCCTAAAGACGGCACTAAGAAGTACCCCAAAAATCATGCTAAAGACACTACTGATGATGAGTCTGAggaggagctgatggagctgatggaagGATTAAGCTCCCAGATGGAAACGGCAAAAGAAACAGGAACTGTCCCTTTTTAA